CTCTCAATTAAAACAGGCTCAAGACAAAGATGTAGCAACATCAGTGTTAACTATGTCTAGTCGTGAGATTGCTAAGTTGTGTAATAAAAGACATGATAATGTTATGCGTGATATCAAGAAAATGTTAGAGGATTTGTATGCTGAAAAAGATCTCCTCAAATTTGAGGGCATCTATTTTGATAAGTACAAAAAGCAACAAAAATGCTATCACCTACCTAAACGCGAGTGTTTAATTCTAGTATCTGGTTATAGCACAACACTAAGAGCAAAGATTGTTGACCGCTGGTTAGAATTAGAACAACAACCTAAGACTACTAATATTGATGAAGTATTAAATAATCCAGACAATTTAAAAACATTATTATTAGATAATGTTAATAAGGTTATAAAATTACAAGAGATAGTTAAAGAACAAGAACCCAAAGTTAAGGCTTTAGAGCATTTAACACGTTCTGATGGTTTATGGTGTATAACTGATGC
The Bartonella sp. DGB1 genome window above contains:
- a CDS encoding phage antirepressor KilAC domain-containing protein; translation: MDGLINYINNAQKAKKNSQLKQAQDKDVATSVLTMSSREIAKLCNKRHDNVMRDIKKMLEDLYAEKDLLKFEGIYFDKYKKQQKCYHLPKRECLILVSGYSTTLRAKIVDRWLELEQQPKTTNIDEVLNNPDNLKTLLLDNVNKVIKLQEIVKEQEPKVKALEHLTRSDGLWCITDAAKVLEMRPKDLFRYLQSSGWIYRRGGSKNFIPYQNVLKSGLMDCSTTTVTRADGSEFTTSQAKITSKGMVKLSESFQSAEVA